The sequence CGTGATGGTTATAAGGCTGTAGTACATAGGGATGTAACGCGTATCATCACCTCAGGTACTATTACTGAGGAATCTTTAATTGATGTTTGTGAGCCTAATTATTTGGCAAGTTTAGTTTTGTTAAAAAACAAAGCGTCAATTTGTTACGTAGATATTTCTACTGTGGAAATTTCAGTTATTGAGATTCCGCAAAATGAGATTATCAACGAACTATCGCGTCTTAAGCCGAAAGAGATTTTACTTAGTGAAAATTTGAGGGGGCATCAATTAGCTAGTAATATTAATAACCAATTGCATTTTCGTATCTCATATCAAGTTGATAGTTTTTTTGCTAGTAAGAAATGTCATAAAATTATCTTAGATTTTTATAAAATTAATGATCTAAAAGCTATAGGTGAAGTATCTGAATGTCAAATAAGTAGTATTGGTAGTGTTTTAGAATATTTATCTTTGACCCAAAAGCAAAATATACCTTCTCTACCTTTACCTCGGTTGGTTAATTATCATAATTTTATGATAATTGATTCGGCAACTCGGCGGAATTTGGAAATTACCAGTAATTTATTAGGAAAAACCAAAGGCAGTGTCCTTGCTACTATTGATCATACCGTTACTAAAGCTGCCAGCCGTCTATTATATCACTTTTTATCTACACCACTAATAGATATTGATCAAATAAATTCTCGACAAAATATAACAGAGTTTTTTTATAAAAATATTGCCATAGTAGGAAATATTAAAAAATTACTCAAGAAAACTGGAGATTTAGAACGTTGTTTATCTAGAATTATGATGAATCGCGGCTCAGGACGAGATTTGCTAAATATTAAATATACGTTAAATGCTGCACTGGAAATAAAGGGTGAATTTATTGCTCATTACGGGCTAAATCTGCCAGATTATATAGAGAACTTAATCAAACCATTATCTGGTAATGAACAATTATATTCCTTAATAGACCAGGCAATTAGAGAGGATGCACCAAATAATACTAATGAAGGTGGTATAATAAATCATCATTATCACCCTAAACTACAAGAATTATATGATCTAATTAATAATGGCAAATCACATATAGAGAAGCTAAAGAATCTATATCGTCTTGATACTGGCATTGAAACTCTCAAAATATCACATAATAATGTGCTTGGGTTGTTTATTGAAATTACCCTAAGACATAGTGATAAGATGGTAGACACAAAATTTATTCATCGTCAAACAACTTCTAATGCTAGTCGATATACTACTATTGAATTACAAAAATTAGAAAGCGATATGGTTAATAGCAAAAGTTTAGCAATTAGTCTTGAACTGGAATTATATAATAAAATATGCCAGCAAGTTATTGATAATACCGTATTTCTGCGATTACTTAGCTGTTCTTTGAGTCAGCTTGATGTATTTTGTAATTTTGCTTATATTGCCGATGAATATAATTATGTTAGACCAGTTTTAACGAACGATTTAACTTTTGAAGTTATCAAGGGACGTCATCCAGTTGTTGAACAAAGCCTATTAACCGATAAAAAGAGCTTTA comes from Candidatus Tisiphia endosymbiont of Sialis lutaria and encodes:
- the mutS gene encoding DNA mismatch repair protein MutS, with product MTLEEFHQKYNYAQSTKMMQQYLDIKFANLDCLLLFRMGDFYEMFFEDAILASQVLGIALTKRGSNGDCEIAMCGVPHHALETYLNKLIEENYKVAICDQLETPEEAKKRDGYKAVVHRDVTRIITSGTITEESLIDVCEPNYLASLVLLKNKASICYVDISTVEISVIEIPQNEIINELSRLKPKEILLSENLRGHQLASNINNQLHFRISYQVDSFFASKKCHKIILDFYKINDLKAIGEVSECQISSIGSVLEYLSLTQKQNIPSLPLPRLVNYHNFMIIDSATRRNLEITSNLLGKTKGSVLATIDHTVTKAASRLLYHFLSTPLIDIDQINSRQNITEFFYKNIAIVGNIKKLLKKTGDLERCLSRIMMNRGSGRDLLNIKYTLNAALEIKGEFIAHYGLNLPDYIENLIKPLSGNEQLYSLIDQAIREDAPNNTNEGGIINHHYHPKLQELYDLINNGKSHIEKLKNLYRLDTGIETLKISHNNVLGLFIEITLRHSDKMVDTKFIHRQTTSNASRYTTIELQKLESDMVNSKSLAISLELELYNKICQQVIDNTVFLRLLSCSLSQLDVFCNFAYIADEYNYVRPVLTNDLTFEVIKGRHPVVEQSLLTDKKSFIDNNCTLSEANRIWLITGPNMAGKSTFLRQNALIAILAQIGSFVPATSAKIGVVDKIFSRIGAGDDLQAGQSTFMVEMLETSAILAQSTKNSLVILDEVGRGTSTYDGVSIAWSVLEYIHDNLKCRCLFATHYHELTSMSNFLPSLKNYTVAIEELGKEILFLHNIIEGAADKSYGIHVAYLAGLPKSVIIRANDILAKLEKSATYKNKHILNTESNNLSLFNLPVESKKEMKFNKLEKEINTIDPDQLSPKQALELVYKLKGLIVE